The following proteins are co-located in the Wenzhouxiangella marina genome:
- the ppk2 gene encoding polyphosphate kinase 2, which produces MPSTISQAATPRGTSSDFPTVTADQVREAFETGRYPYSRKIARRVYEQEKARLQAELLKVQIWAQETGQKFILLFEGRDAAGKGGTIKRFTEHLNPRFARVIALNKPTDIERSQWYFQRYVEHLPSGGELVFYDRSWYNRAGVERVMGFCTPNEYLEFMRQTPEFERMLVRSGIRLFKYWFSVTQDEQRRRFESRADDPLKRWKLSPIDRASLDKWDDYTEAKEAMFFYTDTADAPWTIVKSNDKKRARLNSMRHFLSSLDYPDKNPEVVQAPDPLIVGHANHVIHRSEHILGTSLHPDQRRTK; this is translated from the coding sequence ATGCCTTCAACCATCAGCCAGGCTGCCACCCCTCGGGGCACCTCGTCCGACTTCCCCACCGTGACCGCCGACCAGGTGCGCGAGGCCTTCGAGACGGGGCGCTACCCCTATTCCCGCAAGATCGCACGCCGAGTCTACGAGCAGGAGAAGGCTCGCCTGCAGGCGGAGCTGCTGAAGGTGCAGATCTGGGCCCAGGAGACCGGCCAGAAGTTCATCCTGCTGTTCGAGGGCCGGGACGCGGCCGGCAAGGGCGGCACGATCAAGCGCTTCACCGAGCATCTCAACCCGCGCTTCGCCCGCGTGATCGCGCTGAACAAGCCCACCGACATCGAGCGCAGTCAGTGGTATTTCCAGCGCTACGTCGAGCACCTGCCCAGCGGTGGCGAACTCGTCTTCTACGATCGCAGCTGGTACAACCGCGCCGGCGTCGAGCGGGTGATGGGCTTCTGCACGCCGAATGAATACCTGGAGTTCATGCGCCAGACGCCGGAGTTCGAACGCATGCTGGTCCGGTCCGGCATCCGCCTGTTCAAATACTGGTTTTCCGTCACCCAGGACGAGCAGCGGCGACGCTTCGAGTCCCGCGCAGACGATCCGCTGAAGCGCTGGAAGCTCTCGCCCATCGACCGGGCCAGCCTGGACAAATGGGATGACTACACCGAGGCCAAGGAGGCGATGTTCTTCTACACCGACACCGCCGATGCGCCCTGGACCATCGTCAAGTCCAACGACAAGAAGCGCGCCCGCCTGAACAGCATGCGCCACTTCCTGTCCTCGCTGGACTATCCGGACAAGAATCCGGAAGTCGTCCAGGCGCCCGATCCGCTGATCGTCGGCCACGCCAACCACGTGATCCACCGCTCGGAGCACATTCTGGGCACCTCGCTGCACCCGGATCAACGCCGAACGAAGTAG